One region of Catenuloplanes indicus genomic DNA includes:
- a CDS encoding FtsW/RodA/SpoVE family cell cycle protein has translation MADGVSEAKAAAPRAGVDLGGGLAALRGLLARPLASYYLLLASSGLLLVIGLTMVFSATSVRAYAENGNAFAMISKQALFALIGLIAFWAVQRLPATTLRQVGFPVMVVSLILLAILDLLVVLDGFGVIASPKIGPVSANLLWLYIGPVQFQPSELAKFGLVLWGADMIARKGAAMGWWRELSMPLGPAVGLLFVLVGYNDTGTMLPLLGIVVGLLWTAGVRLRVFAALSLVGLGGIGLLIAAASQGAGSGEAGAPNYRLDRITSFLASPEECAQAGCYQMMQARYAIADGGWFGTGLGKSSLKWGWLPSEHNDFIFAVIAEELGVVGCAVVLALFAVLAYTGYRIARRVQDPFRRLAAASITTWLVIQTIVNVGGVVGLLPITGLPLPFISDGGSALVVTLAAIGVLASFARAEPDAARALNARPPARWVRLLWAPLPPLPPAAREPEAPVARRATTRVPAGQERQAARLARAATRDRVTRLRGGPERRG, from the coding sequence ATGGCGGACGGCGTGAGCGAGGCGAAGGCGGCGGCGCCGCGGGCGGGCGTGGACCTCGGCGGCGGGCTGGCCGCGCTGCGCGGGCTGCTGGCCCGGCCGCTGGCCTCCTACTACCTGCTGCTGGCCAGCTCCGGTCTGCTGCTGGTGATCGGCTTGACCATGGTGTTCTCGGCGACCAGCGTGCGGGCCTACGCGGAGAACGGCAACGCGTTCGCGATGATCAGCAAGCAGGCGCTGTTCGCACTGATCGGCCTGATCGCGTTCTGGGCCGTGCAGCGCCTGCCGGCCACCACCCTGCGCCAGGTGGGATTCCCGGTGATGGTGGTCTCGCTGATCCTGCTCGCGATCCTGGACCTGCTGGTGGTGCTGGACGGCTTCGGCGTGATCGCGTCCCCGAAGATCGGCCCGGTCTCCGCGAACCTGCTCTGGCTGTACATCGGGCCGGTCCAGTTCCAGCCGTCCGAGCTGGCCAAGTTCGGCCTGGTGCTGTGGGGCGCCGACATGATCGCCCGGAAGGGCGCGGCGATGGGCTGGTGGCGCGAGCTGTCCATGCCGCTCGGCCCCGCGGTCGGCCTGCTCTTCGTGCTGGTCGGCTACAACGACACCGGCACCATGCTGCCGCTGCTCGGCATCGTGGTCGGCCTGCTCTGGACGGCCGGCGTGCGGCTGCGCGTCTTCGCCGCGCTGTCCCTGGTCGGGCTGGGCGGCATCGGCCTGCTGATCGCGGCCGCGTCGCAGGGTGCCGGCTCCGGCGAGGCGGGTGCGCCCAACTACCGGCTGGACCGGATCACCTCGTTCCTGGCCTCGCCGGAGGAGTGCGCGCAGGCCGGCTGCTACCAGATGATGCAGGCCCGGTACGCGATCGCGGACGGCGGCTGGTTCGGCACCGGGCTCGGCAAGAGCAGCCTCAAGTGGGGCTGGCTGCCGTCCGAGCACAACGACTTCATCTTCGCGGTCATCGCGGAGGAGCTGGGCGTGGTCGGCTGTGCCGTGGTGCTGGCGCTGTTCGCCGTGCTGGCCTACACCGGCTACCGGATCGCCCGCCGCGTGCAGGACCCGTTCCGCCGGCTGGCGGCCGCGTCCATCACCACCTGGCTGGTCATCCAGACCATCGTCAACGTGGGCGGCGTGGTCGGCCTCCTGCCGATCACCGGCCTGCCGCTGCCGTTCATCTCCGACGGCGGCTCCGCGCTGGTGGTGACGCTGGCCGCGATAGGAGTGCTGGCCTCGTTCGCCCGCGCCGAGCCGGACGCGGCCCGCGCGCTCAACGCCCGCCCACCGGCCCGCTGGGTGCGGCTGCTCTGGGCGCCGCTGCCCCCGCTGCCGCCGGCGGCCCGGGAACCGGAGGCGCCGGTCGCCCGGCGTGCCACCACCAGGGTGCCGGCCGGCCAGGAACGACAGGCCGCGCGACTGGCCCGGGCCGCGACCCGGGACCGGGTCACCCGGCTGCGTGGAGGGCCGGAGCGCAGAGGATGA
- the mraY gene encoding phospho-N-acetylmuramoyl-pentapeptide-transferase gives MRAVIVAIGVAFLVSLFLTPVGIRVFTALKAGQPIRTIGPQTHLGKKGTPTMGGVVFIIATVIAYVAGHAVLTTLPSQQIAQDRPTITALVLLGLFVFCGAVGFLDDFIKVRKRNSGGLSARGKLIGQMLVGGIFGVIALYFPSTMVGLEGQRISDETVGSETISFIRDIEWAQVGKAGSVIIFIFVIMSMSNAVNLTDGLDGLATGASVMVLGAYSIIGFWQYRHWCADPNYTMDYCYSVRDPLEISMIAGAAAGACVGFLWWNTSPARIFMGDTGALGLGGLIGGLAMASRTMLLVLILGGLFLIITMSVVIQIISFKTTGKRVFRMSPLQHHFELAGWSEVNIVVRFWIVAGIGVAIGLGIFYSEFLAATS, from the coding sequence ATGAGGGCAGTCATCGTCGCGATCGGCGTCGCGTTCCTGGTCTCGCTCTTCCTCACGCCGGTCGGCATCCGCGTCTTCACGGCGCTGAAGGCCGGGCAGCCGATCCGGACCATCGGCCCGCAGACGCACCTGGGCAAGAAGGGCACGCCGACCATGGGCGGCGTGGTCTTCATCATCGCCACCGTGATCGCCTACGTGGCCGGGCACGCCGTGCTGACCACGCTGCCGTCCCAGCAGATCGCGCAGGACCGGCCGACCATCACCGCGCTGGTGCTGCTCGGCCTGTTCGTGTTCTGCGGCGCGGTCGGCTTCCTGGACGACTTCATCAAGGTCCGCAAGCGCAACAGCGGCGGCCTCTCCGCCCGCGGCAAGCTGATCGGCCAGATGCTGGTCGGCGGCATCTTCGGCGTGATCGCGCTCTACTTCCCGAGCACGATGGTCGGCCTGGAGGGGCAGCGGATCAGCGACGAGACGGTCGGCAGCGAGACGATCTCGTTCATCCGGGACATCGAGTGGGCGCAGGTCGGCAAGGCCGGCTCGGTGATCATATTCATCTTCGTGATCATGTCGATGTCGAACGCGGTGAACCTGACGGACGGCCTCGACGGCCTGGCCACCGGCGCGTCCGTGATGGTGCTCGGCGCGTACTCGATCATCGGCTTCTGGCAGTACCGGCACTGGTGCGCGGACCCGAACTACACCATGGACTACTGCTACTCGGTGCGCGACCCACTGGAGATCTCGATGATCGCCGGAGCCGCCGCCGGGGCCTGTGTGGGATTCCTGTGGTGGAACACCTCACCGGCCCGGATCTTCATGGGCGACACCGGCGCGCTCGGCCTCGGCGGCCTGATCGGCGGCCTGGCCATGGCGAGCCGGACCATGCTGCTGGTGCTGATCCTGGGCGGCCTGTTCCTGATCATCACCATGTCGGTCGTCATCCAGATCATCTCGTTCAAGACCACCGGTAAGCGCGTGTTCCGGATGTCGCCGTTGCAGCACCACTTCGAGCTGGCCGGCTGGTCCGAGGTCAACATCGTGGTCCGCTTCTGGATCGTCGCGGGCATCGGCGTCGCCATCGGCCTGGGTATCTTCTACAGCGAGTTCCTCGCGGCCACGTCGTAG
- a CDS encoding UDP-N-acetylmuramoyl-tripeptide--D-alanyl-D-alanine ligase: MIPLTLAEIAEAVGGRLMHADPAAQVTGPAEYDSREIVAGGLFVAFPGEHVDGHDFGARAVASGAAAVLATRDMGPDVPAILVDDAQDALAPLARLVGRRLIEAGLTVVGLTGSSGKTTTKDMVAQLAAALGPTVATAGSLNNELGFPVTALRATAETKYLVLEMGASGHGHIRYLNEIVQPRIGVVLNVSMSHLGGYDSVDGIAQAKGEMVEDLPAGGVAVLNADDPRVAAMASRTKARVVFFGEGDRAEVRAEDVSLDERGRASYTLVTPDGRVPVSLGMTGRHMVSNSLAAAAVARELGLTGTALAEALGAMRTVSTRRMDVFDRADGVTVIDDSYNANPSSTAAALRALATLAGDGRRRSIAVLGQMRELGEHSRDAHAEVGRIAAELGVDRLLVVDPEAAPIADGARSEQMWKGESVLLADQSAAIAALRDDLRPGDVVLVKASRYRTWKVADALRAADADGVPLTMGDAGA; encoded by the coding sequence ATGATCCCGCTCACCCTGGCCGAGATCGCCGAGGCGGTGGGCGGGCGGCTGATGCACGCCGACCCGGCCGCGCAGGTGACCGGCCCGGCCGAGTACGACTCCCGCGAGATCGTGGCGGGTGGACTCTTCGTGGCGTTCCCTGGCGAGCACGTGGACGGCCACGACTTCGGCGCGCGCGCGGTGGCGTCCGGCGCGGCCGCGGTGCTGGCGACCCGGGACATGGGCCCGGACGTACCGGCGATCCTGGTGGACGACGCGCAGGACGCGCTCGCGCCGCTGGCCCGCCTGGTCGGGCGCCGGCTGATCGAGGCCGGGCTGACCGTGGTGGGGCTGACCGGCTCGTCCGGCAAGACCACCACCAAGGACATGGTGGCGCAGCTGGCCGCGGCGCTCGGCCCCACCGTGGCCACGGCCGGCTCGCTCAACAACGAGCTGGGCTTCCCGGTGACCGCGCTGCGCGCCACCGCGGAGACGAAGTACCTGGTGCTGGAGATGGGCGCGAGCGGTCACGGCCACATCCGGTACCTGAACGAGATCGTGCAGCCGCGGATCGGCGTCGTGCTCAACGTCAGCATGTCGCACCTCGGCGGGTACGACTCGGTGGACGGCATCGCGCAGGCCAAGGGCGAGATGGTCGAGGATCTCCCGGCCGGTGGCGTGGCGGTGCTGAACGCGGACGACCCCCGGGTGGCCGCGATGGCGTCCCGGACCAAGGCGCGCGTGGTGTTCTTCGGCGAGGGCGACCGTGCCGAGGTGCGCGCCGAGGACGTGTCGCTGGACGAGCGCGGCCGCGCGTCGTACACGCTGGTCACGCCGGACGGCCGGGTGCCGGTGTCGCTCGGCATGACCGGCCGGCACATGGTGTCCAACTCGCTGGCCGCCGCCGCGGTCGCGCGCGAGCTGGGCCTGACCGGCACCGCGCTGGCCGAGGCGCTCGGCGCGATGCGCACGGTCTCCACCCGGCGGATGGACGTCTTCGATCGCGCGGACGGCGTGACCGTGATCGACGACTCGTACAACGCGAACCCGTCGTCGACCGCCGCGGCGCTGCGCGCGCTGGCCACGCTGGCCGGTGACGGCCGCCGCCGGTCGATCGCGGTGCTCGGCCAGATGCGGGAGCTCGGCGAGCACTCCCGCGACGCGCACGCCGAGGTCGGCCGGATCGCGGCCGAGCTGGGCGTGGACCGGCTGCTCGTCGTCGACCCCGAAGCCGCGCCGATCGCTGACGGCGCCCGATCCGAACAGATGTGGAAGGGAGAGTCGGTGCTCCTAGCCGACCAGTCGGCGGCCATCGCGGCGCTGCGGGACGATCTCCGTCCCGGCGACGTGGTGCTCGTCAAGGCGTCCCGCTACCGGACGTGGAAGGTGGCCGACGCATTGCGCGCGGCGGACGCTGACGGCGTGCCGTTGACCATGGGGGATGCCGGCGCATGA
- a CDS encoding UDP-N-acetylmuramoyl-L-alanyl-D-glutamate--2,6-diaminopimelate ligase produces MPGKTSPPTSPPRPVVPTGRTLSSLAAVLRTEVRQSGATSDPILTGITHDSSALYPGDLFAALPGAARHGAEFAARAAAAGASAALTDPAGAAAVAEAGLPALVVDDPRAVLGTLASAIYGHPSAAMLVIGITGTAGKTSTAYLAEAGLRAAGHTTALFGTVETRLGDLTLPSTRTTPEATDLHAILAVARERGVTAVVMEVSSHALSLGRVGGVRFAAGGFTNFGRDHLDFHDTAADYFAAKARLFDGRCAVDVLNHDDPALAPLRHDATVTFSAAGDPVATWRADGVRAAGYRQSFTAVGPGGPVEMTVALPGRHNVANALLAIAALAGAGVDVKEAAAGIASCTGVPGRLERVDAPCGIVGVVDYAHKTDAIVAALDALRELSEEQGGRLICVLGAGGDRDRGKRPLMGAAAARGADLVVVTDDNPRSEDPAVIRAHVRDGACAAGAAGVEIIEVAGRRAAIDEAVRRAVPGDVVAVLGKGHERGQEVNGEVLPFDDRVELADALRKVAAA; encoded by the coding sequence GTGCCCGGCAAAACGTCCCCGCCGACCTCGCCGCCGCGGCCCGTCGTGCCGACCGGACGAACGCTGTCCTCGCTGGCCGCGGTGCTGCGGACCGAGGTGCGGCAGTCCGGTGCCACGTCCGATCCGATTCTCACCGGGATCACCCACGACAGCTCCGCGCTGTACCCGGGTGATCTCTTCGCGGCGCTGCCCGGCGCGGCCCGGCACGGCGCCGAGTTCGCGGCGCGCGCGGCCGCGGCCGGCGCGTCCGCCGCGCTGACCGACCCGGCCGGTGCCGCCGCCGTGGCCGAGGCCGGGCTGCCCGCGCTGGTCGTCGACGACCCGCGCGCGGTGCTCGGCACGCTGGCCTCCGCGATCTACGGGCACCCGTCCGCCGCCATGCTGGTCATCGGCATCACCGGCACGGCCGGGAAGACCTCCACGGCGTACCTGGCCGAGGCCGGGCTGCGGGCCGCCGGGCACACCACCGCGCTGTTCGGCACCGTGGAGACCCGGCTCGGCGACCTCACCCTGCCGAGCACCCGGACCACGCCGGAGGCGACCGACCTGCACGCGATACTGGCCGTGGCGCGGGAGCGCGGCGTGACCGCGGTGGTGATGGAGGTGTCCAGCCACGCGCTGTCGCTGGGCCGGGTCGGCGGCGTGCGGTTCGCGGCCGGTGGCTTCACCAACTTCGGCCGCGATCACCTGGACTTCCACGACACCGCGGCGGACTACTTCGCGGCCAAGGCGCGGCTGTTCGACGGGCGCTGCGCGGTCGACGTGCTCAACCACGACGACCCGGCGCTGGCGCCGCTGCGCCACGATGCCACCGTGACCTTCTCCGCGGCCGGCGACCCGGTCGCCACCTGGCGTGCCGACGGCGTGCGCGCGGCCGGCTACCGGCAGTCCTTCACCGCGGTCGGGCCGGGCGGCCCGGTCGAGATGACGGTGGCGCTGCCCGGCCGGCACAACGTGGCGAACGCGCTGCTCGCGATCGCGGCGCTGGCCGGCGCCGGGGTGGACGTGAAGGAAGCGGCGGCCGGCATCGCGTCCTGCACGGGCGTGCCCGGCCGGCTGGAGCGGGTGGACGCGCCGTGCGGCATCGTCGGTGTGGTCGACTACGCCCACAAGACGGACGCGATCGTGGCGGCGCTGGACGCGCTGCGTGAGCTGAGCGAGGAACAGGGTGGCCGGTTGATCTGCGTGCTCGGTGCCGGTGGCGACCGGGACCGTGGCAAGCGGCCACTGATGGGTGCGGCCGCGGCCCGCGGCGCGGACCTGGTGGTGGTGACGGACGACAATCCACGCAGCGAGGATCCGGCGGTGATCCGCGCGCACGTCCGGGACGGGGCGTGCGCGGCGGGCGCCGCCGGTGTGGAGATCATCGAGGTGGCCGGGCGGCGTGCCGCGATCGACGAGGCGGTCCGGCGGGCCGTCCCGGGCGACGTGGTCGCGGTGCTCGGCAAGGGACACGAACGTGGTCAGGAGGTGAACGGCGAGGTGTTGCCGTTCGACGATCGGGTCGAGCTGGCCGACGCGCTGCGAAAGGTGGCGGCCGCATGA
- a CDS encoding peptidoglycan D,D-transpeptidase FtsI family protein — protein sequence MPPRDQPSARRGRGARDDRDSGRGGARDRRQTRDTGDDGQPSSPSSRAHSKMSEARAYTPRGRTVREGMPRPQRPADEPRPRRTPAGSGSASRGDRPALRVLDGGRQDERRGSGRGRGTGARERDRDDARDTVPAPRRKAARNTAAARSRPAPIRKPRHPRRPPKLGDPGRRLRVASLLAMVMLATVGVRLVVLQFGDTPEWARKGLNDRLQVVTLPAARGAIYDQNGAVLAHSVEARYIAVDPEVVKDANQTASLLAPILGLSKSELLDRMQKRIRPDGRPSRFEWLARAVSTSDAKKVEALELPEIVIGRDEKREWPGRDLAANLIGFTGNEMNGLEGIEARYDELLRGVNGERRFEVGKYVDGTDLAKEIPGGYSQQTPAKDGSSLTLTIDRDMQYEAQRIIGEQMAKVDASIGAAVVLDARTGEVYAQVSYPTYDPVEFAKADPEDRQDVASAVVVDPGSVHKALIYGAALEEGVITPDTILQVGPTIRKGGVTFRDTHPHPEGTRITMAGALAYSSNVAAIQVADQLGPEKVVEYQKRFGLGQSVNEGVAGEASGKVLEAGEWSGSGYGSVPIGHSVDATLLQMAAAYGAIANDGVYVQPHLIKDTIAPDGTVTPNTDVKTHQVISAKSARELRTLLESVMVIPDGSGKDARVNGYRVAGKTGTSSRLAEGAYLPGEVASFIGMAPAENPRFVVAVFAHTPKGGGGAVAGPAFKEIMGFALRHFKVPPSSTEPPEFKVFP from the coding sequence GTGCCGCCACGGGATCAGCCTTCCGCCCGCCGCGGCCGGGGTGCGCGGGACGACCGCGACTCCGGCCGCGGCGGCGCGCGGGACCGGCGTCAGACGCGGGACACGGGGGACGACGGGCAGCCGTCGTCCCCCTCGTCGCGTGCGCACAGCAAGATGTCCGAGGCGCGGGCCTACACGCCGCGCGGGCGCACGGTCCGCGAGGGCATGCCGCGCCCGCAGCGTCCGGCCGACGAGCCGCGCCCACGGCGTACCCCCGCGGGGTCCGGATCCGCATCGAGGGGTGACCGGCCCGCGCTGCGCGTGCTCGACGGCGGCCGCCAGGACGAGCGGCGCGGCTCGGGCCGGGGGCGCGGGACCGGCGCGCGCGAGCGGGACCGGGACGACGCGCGGGACACCGTGCCCGCGCCGCGCCGGAAGGCGGCCCGGAACACCGCGGCGGCCCGGAGCCGGCCGGCGCCGATCCGCAAGCCGCGGCACCCGCGCCGGCCGCCGAAGCTCGGCGATCCGGGCCGGCGGCTGCGGGTGGCGTCGCTGCTGGCCATGGTCATGCTGGCCACGGTCGGCGTACGGCTGGTGGTGCTGCAGTTCGGCGACACGCCGGAGTGGGCCCGGAAGGGCCTGAACGACCGGCTGCAGGTGGTCACGCTGCCCGCGGCCCGGGGCGCGATCTACGACCAGAACGGCGCGGTGCTGGCGCACAGTGTGGAGGCCCGGTACATCGCGGTCGACCCGGAGGTGGTGAAGGACGCGAACCAGACCGCGTCGTTGCTCGCCCCGATCCTCGGCCTGTCCAAGTCCGAGCTGCTGGACCGTATGCAGAAGCGGATCCGGCCGGACGGGCGGCCGTCCCGGTTCGAGTGGCTGGCCCGCGCGGTCAGCACCAGCGACGCGAAGAAGGTCGAGGCGCTGGAACTGCCGGAGATCGTGATCGGCCGGGACGAGAAGCGCGAGTGGCCGGGCCGCGACCTGGCCGCGAACCTGATCGGCTTCACCGGCAACGAGATGAACGGCCTGGAGGGCATCGAGGCTCGGTACGACGAGCTGCTCCGCGGCGTCAACGGCGAGCGCCGGTTCGAGGTCGGCAAGTACGTGGACGGCACGGACCTGGCCAAGGAGATCCCCGGCGGGTACTCGCAGCAGACCCCGGCCAAGGACGGCAGCTCTTTGACGCTGACCATCGACCGCGACATGCAGTACGAGGCGCAGCGCATAATCGGCGAGCAGATGGCGAAGGTGGACGCCAGCATCGGCGCCGCGGTCGTCCTGGACGCGCGGACCGGTGAGGTGTACGCGCAGGTCAGCTATCCGACGTACGACCCGGTGGAGTTCGCCAAGGCGGACCCGGAGGACCGGCAGGACGTGGCGTCCGCGGTGGTGGTCGACCCCGGCTCGGTGCACAAGGCGCTGATCTACGGTGCCGCGCTGGAGGAGGGCGTGATCACGCCGGACACCATCCTTCAGGTGGGGCCCACCATCCGAAAGGGTGGTGTCACGTTCCGGGACACCCACCCGCACCCGGAGGGTACGCGGATCACCATGGCGGGCGCGCTGGCGTACTCGTCCAACGTGGCCGCGATCCAGGTCGCGGACCAGCTCGGGCCGGAGAAGGTGGTGGAGTACCAGAAGCGGTTCGGTCTCGGGCAGTCGGTGAACGAGGGCGTGGCCGGTGAGGCGTCCGGCAAGGTGCTGGAGGCGGGCGAGTGGAGCGGGTCCGGCTACGGCTCGGTCCCGATCGGTCACAGCGTCGACGCCACGCTGCTGCAGATGGCGGCCGCGTACGGCGCGATCGCGAACGACGGCGTCTACGTGCAGCCGCACCTGATCAAGGACACGATCGCGCCGGACGGCACGGTCACGCCGAACACGGACGTGAAGACGCACCAGGTGATCAGCGCGAAGAGCGCGCGGGAACTGCGTACGCTGCTGGAGTCCGTGATGGTGATCCCGGACGGCAGCGGCAAGGACGCGCGGGTCAATGGCTACCGGGTGGCCGGCAAGACCGGCACGTCCAGCCGGCTCGCGGAGGGCGCCTACCTGCCCGGTGAGGTGGCGTCGTTCATCGGCATGGCGCCGGCGGAGAACCCGCGGTTCGTGGTGGCGGTCTTCGCGCACACGCCGAAGGGCGGCGGCGGCGCCGTGGCCGGGCCGGCCTTCAAGGAGATCATGGGCTTCGCGCTGCGGCACTTCAAGGTCCCGCCGAGCAGTACCGAACCGCCGGAGTTCAAGGTCTTTCCGTAG
- the rsmH gene encoding 16S rRNA (cytosine(1402)-N(4))-methyltransferase RsmH: protein MGVPEPELVAEGREWQARGTHVPVLLERCLALLAPALTGDAPVYVDTTLGLGGHAEAILTANPRLTLIGLDRDTEALEHSRRRLDRFADRTHLVHAVSSELPDVLERLGYEQIDGALFDLGVSSLQLDAPDRGFAYAQDAPLDMRMDQDRGITAEDVVNDYEPGALVRVLRVYGEEKFATRIVSAIVRERGRSRITSTARLAELVRDSIPAPARRTGGNPAKRTFQALRIEVNGELAALEAALPAALDALAPGGRVVVMSYQSLEDRIVKQAFAARARSTGPIDLPVELPGTGPTLRLITRGAEPPTEDEVAENPRAASVKLRAAERIAGGDTGTVRERSRRSRRPGAGAPESS, encoded by the coding sequence ATGGGGGTGCCCGAGCCGGAGCTCGTGGCCGAGGGTCGCGAGTGGCAGGCACGGGGCACACATGTGCCCGTGCTGCTGGAGCGGTGCCTGGCACTGCTCGCCCCCGCGCTGACCGGCGACGCGCCGGTCTATGTGGACACGACCCTGGGTCTCGGCGGGCACGCCGAGGCGATCCTGACCGCGAACCCACGGCTGACGCTGATCGGCCTGGACCGGGACACGGAGGCGCTGGAGCACTCGCGCCGCCGGCTGGACCGGTTCGCCGATCGCACCCACCTGGTGCACGCGGTCTCCAGCGAGCTGCCCGACGTGCTCGAGCGGCTCGGATACGAGCAGATCGACGGCGCTCTGTTCGATCTCGGCGTCTCCTCGTTGCAGCTCGACGCGCCCGATCGCGGGTTCGCCTACGCCCAGGACGCTCCGCTGGACATGCGGATGGACCAGGACCGTGGCATCACCGCGGAGGACGTGGTCAACGACTACGAACCGGGCGCGCTGGTACGGGTGCTGCGGGTGTACGGCGAGGAGAAGTTCGCCACTCGCATCGTCTCCGCGATCGTCCGGGAGCGGGGGCGCTCCCGGATCACGTCCACGGCCCGGCTCGCCGAGCTGGTCCGGGACTCGATTCCGGCACCAGCCCGACGAACCGGCGGAAACCCAGCCAAAAGAACGTTTCAAGCACTGCGTATCGAGGTAAATGGCGAACTCGCCGCCCTCGAAGCGGCGTTACCGGCGGCTCTCGACGCGCTGGCACCGGGCGGACGCGTGGTCGTCATGTCCTACCAGTCGCTCGAGGACCGCATCGTCAAGCAGGCGTTCGCGGCGCGAGCCCGGAGCACCGGACCGATCGACCTCCCGGTCGAGCTGCCCGGCACCGGGCCCACGCTGCGACTGATCACCCGGGGTGCGGAGCCGCCCACCGAGGACGAGGTCGCGGAGAACCCGCGGGCCGCCTCGGTCAAGCTCCGCGCCGCGGAACGCATCGCCGGTGGGGACACCGGGACCGTCCGCGAACGGTCCAGGAGGTCACGCCGGCCCGGCGCGGGGGCGCCGGAGTCGTCCTAG
- the mraZ gene encoding division/cell wall cluster transcriptional repressor MraZ: MFLGTHTPRLDDKGRLILPAKFRDELAGGVVITKGQERCLYVFPMPEFQRISEELRAAPMTHKAARAYSRVFFASAHDEVPDRQGRVTIPVLLREYAQLDRELVVIGASTRVEIWDKQAWETYLAESEDDFADIGEGVLPGGL; encoded by the coding sequence ATGTTCCTCGGCACGCACACCCCGCGCCTGGACGACAAGGGCCGGCTGATCCTCCCGGCCAAGTTCCGGGACGAGCTGGCGGGAGGTGTCGTGATCACCAAAGGGCAGGAGCGCTGCCTCTACGTCTTCCCGATGCCCGAGTTCCAGCGGATCTCGGAGGAGCTGCGGGCCGCACCGATGACGCACAAGGCGGCGCGGGCCTACAGCCGGGTCTTCTTCGCCAGCGCGCACGACGAGGTGCCGGACCGGCAGGGCCGGGTCACCATCCCGGTGCTCCTGCGAGAGTACGCGCAGCTCGACCGGGAGCTCGTCGTGATCGGCGCCAGCACCCGGGTGGAGATCTGGGACAAGCAGGCCTGGGAGACGTATCTCGCGGAGAGCGAGGACGACTTCGCCGACATCGGGGAGGGGGTGCTGCCCGGCGGGCTGTAG
- a CDS encoding C40 family peptidase → MQHLSQNPDVRNAMPRPGSTLRLRARRSTLPARASILAALIGICVAAGQLATPAPAGAAPAPGKAAAVVALAKSLSGKRYRAGGASPGGGFDCSGFTMYVYRTAAGKKLPHNANRQQRAGVAVSKAQARPGDLLIFRKGAHGYHAAIYAGGGYMYDAPRPGVRVGKHKIWSRAYVVRRVV, encoded by the coding sequence GTGCAGCACCTCAGCCAGAACCCGGACGTCCGGAACGCGATGCCGAGACCGGGCAGCACGCTCCGGCTCCGGGCCAGGCGTTCCACTCTGCCCGCGCGCGCCTCGATCCTGGCCGCCCTGATCGGCATCTGCGTCGCCGCCGGTCAGCTGGCCACCCCGGCACCCGCCGGCGCCGCGCCGGCGCCGGGCAAGGCCGCCGCGGTCGTCGCGCTCGCCAAGAGCCTGTCCGGCAAGCGCTACCGGGCCGGCGGTGCGAGCCCGGGCGGCGGCTTCGACTGCTCCGGCTTCACCATGTACGTCTACCGGACCGCGGCCGGGAAGAAGCTGCCGCACAACGCGAACCGCCAGCAGCGCGCCGGGGTGGCCGTGTCCAAGGCCCAGGCCCGCCCGGGCGATCTGCTGATCTTCCGGAAGGGCGCGCACGGCTATCACGCGGCGATCTACGCGGGCGGCGGCTACATGTACGACGCGCCGCGTCCCGGCGTGCGGGTGGGCAAGCACAAGATCTGGTCCCGTGCCTATGTGGTGCGCCGGGTCGTCTGA